In the genome of Pseudomonas fluorescens, the window CCTCCAGATGATCCACCAGTTGATGCACCATCACATCCACCGAGGCCTGCGTCTCGACCAGATAGACCACCAGGGTTTCGGTCGTGGCCCCGGGGGCGACGGTGAACAAGGTGCTGATGGTTCGAGGGGCGGCTTTGATGTCGGCGGTCGAGGGGAAGTGGTAAGCGAGGGCACGCTCGGCGGCCTCGTGCAGTTTTTTTGAATCGGGTTCGTATGGGGATGCTGGATCGGTGTTCGGTGGGTTTGGTGTGACTTTGAACATATCTCAGGTTCCTAATGATGTGCCAACCTCCTGCTGCTAAACGAAGAGGGTGGCAGCTGCACGCAGGTTAGCAGACCGGGGAACCTAAGAAGCCGGCGCGCCCAAGGGCGCCCTGCGTACAGCTACCATCAAAATGCAGGCGCAAAAACCTGACTGATAGAAGCGTCGTACGACTTAGGTTATACCCGAGCTGCTAAACCCGATCACTGAAGAGCAGTGACGCGAATCAAGTTACCGAGGGGGTCCAAGGCGCACAAGCCGGCGGATTCTGGCGTACCTGTAGGCAACGACGCAAGGCATTGTAGCTTTCATCAAGTAACGCTGACAGCCGTTAAACAGGCGCTATCTATAGGCCAAAAACCTGTAGGAGCGAGCCTGCTCGCGATGGTCGTCAACGATAACGCTGGAAACCTGACACCCCGCGGCGCTCTCCGGTTCATCGCGAGCAGGCTCGCTCCTACAAGGGGTATGCGGTGTTCAATCTTATTCGGCAGGCATAAAAAAACGGGCCTTGGGGACCCGTTGGAAAGTTGGCCTGACGTCCGTGCCGGACCTGAAATGCGATCAAACTGTGGGAGCGGGCTTGCTCCGGGCGGCGTTCCGACGAAGGCGGTGTGTCAGGCAACATGAATGTTGAATGTGCCGACCTCTTCGCGAGCAAGCCCGCTCCCACAAGGGTTGTGCGGTGTTCATGCCTTATGTGGCAGGACTTAGCCCTTACGGAAATGCGGAATCACCTTCTCGCCAATGTTCTTCAGGGTTTCCAGTTGCGCCCACTGCGGCACAGTACCCATCTGGCAGATGAACAGGATTTCGTCGGCGCCGGCATCGATCAGGCGCTGCACGTAGCCGATGCAATCCTCGACGGTGCCGTAGGCGTGGTTCGGGTTCATCATCGCCATGGTCGGGTCGGAGAAGTCGACGCTGACTTCTTCCGAGGCGAAGCGCGACTTGATCACGCTCTGGCCGTTGCCATCGACGTAGGTGTCGTCTTTCCACTTCTCCGGGTCCGGACGCTCGCCACCGCCGTACCAGTAGCCCAGGGATTCCATGAAGTAACGCTGGCCACGGATACCGATGCGGCGCGCTTCTGCGTTGTCGTCCAGCACAATGGCCGGGCACAGCGCGGCGATGTGACGGTTAGGACGGAAGCCCACTTGCTTCTTCTCATCGCGGTTGTCGTAGGCCGTGTGATACACCTCGACCTTCTTGGCGATCTCTTCCGGGCCACCGAAGCCCAACACCAGTGCGCCCATGCCGCGACCGCCGGCATTTTTCAGCGACTCGGTGTTGGTGCATGCCAGGTACATCGGCGGGTGCGGATCCTGGTAAGGCTTTGGATGGATCGGGCGCTTGGGGATCTGCACGAAGTCGCCGTTGTGCTCGATCTCGTCCTGTACGAACATTTTCGGGATCAAGTACATCATCTCGTCGATCTGTGGCTGCAAGGTCGCCAGGTCGTAGCCGAAGGTGCCGGCTTCCTGCTGGGTGCCGCCCTTGCCCACGCCGAAGTGCACACGGCCCTTGGACAACAGGTCGAGGGTGGCGATGCGCTCGGCGACTTTCACCGGATGGTTCATCGCCGGCGGCAAGCAGACCACGCCGTGGCCGATGCCGATGCGCTCGGTTTTACCGGCCACGAACGCCAGCATGGTTTCCGGCGCGGACATGTGCGAGTAGTTGCTCAGCGCGGTGTGTTCCACGCACCAAAAGGTGTCGAAGCCAAGCTTGTCGGCCAGCACGGCCTGCTCAACGGTGTCTTCAAAAATCTTGCGGTCGCCTTCACGGCTGGAATCCACCGTCTGTGCTTCGTAAATCAGGGAAAATTTCATGGTTGATCCTTGTGCTTATTTGGATGCGCAGTCGGCGCCGTAGACCTTCGCCTTACCGTCAATGCTCGTGCATCGACGGGGCGCTCGAATCACGCAAACGGACTAGCCCGATTCAGTAAAAAAGTCAGAGGAAAAAGTCGCTGCTGTCCTGACCCATGCTGACCCCACCGAGGTTCCAGGCATACTTGGCCGGGCTGTTGGCGACGTGGGCGCGACCGGTGTGAATGTCGCGGAAGGCACGGTTGATCGGATGGCTGCGGAAGATCGTCGAAGCACCGCTGTTGAACATCAGGTCGCCAACGGCCTTGGCGCACTTGTCTGCCACCAGCGCCGAGTCGTAACGCATCTTCACCCGCTCGGGCATGCTCAACGGCTCACCCTTCTGCGCGCGCTCCAGCATCAGGGCGAAGTTGCGATGCAGCGCGGTCTTGCACTCGTCGACGCAGACCATGGCATTAGCCAGCGCCGCTTGCGCGGCCGGGTCCTGGACCATCTTGCGACCGTCATTGACCCCGACCCGGGCACGGTTGTGCTCGACAAACTGATCCACCGCGCCTTGCAGGGCACCGATAGCGGACGACGAAACCGCACGCACGAAAATCTGCCCGAACGGCAGGCGGAACAAGGGTGCAGTGTTCACCTCGTTGCCCGGACTGTTCTGCATGAAACCGTCCAGGGAGCGATGAGTGCGGTACTCGGGAACGAAAGCGTTTTCCACCAGAATGTCGTGGGAACCGGTGGCTTCCAGGCCCATGACGTTCCAGTTGTCGAGAATCTGGTAGTCGCTGCGCGGCACCAGGAACGTCCGATAATCCGGCACCCCGCCCGCCTCTGCCGGCGGCACCAGCGCACCGAGGAACGCCCAGTCGCAATGCTTGCTGCCGGAAGAAAAACCCCAGCGACCGCTCAACTTGAAGCCACCGTCGACCCGCTCGACCTTGCCCACCGGCATATAGGAAGAGGAGATCAACACGCTGGAGTCGCTACCCCAGACATCCTGGGCCGCGCGGTCGTCGAACAACGCCAGTTGCCAATTGTGGATCGCCACCACCCCCAGTACCCAGGCCGAGGACATGCAGCCTTCGGCAAGGGTCATCTGTACGTCGAAGAAATCCTTGGGCTCCAGTTCATAACCTTCCCAACGGGACGGTTGCAGGATGCGAAAGAACCCGGCGTCCTGGAAATCCTTCAGGGTTTCTTCAGGCAACTGGCCTGCTTGCGCGGCATTCAGGGCGCGTTCACGCAGGATCGGCACCAACTCACGGGCACGTTGGCTCAGACGCTGGCGAATCAGGTCTTGGTTGAGCATTTTTATTGTTCTCCTTTGTTCACCCCATCCGCCGGGGCGCGCGTGCAACGGGGCGGGTGTAGCGCCCCTACACTGGCATTCAAGCAATGCGCAACAGAGTGGACATCCCTCAAACGGACCATATGGTTTTGGGGGAACAGGTATCAGGGGGTGTATCTGAAAGGGATGTGTTGGTTGGCAGGCTGCCATCGCGAGCAGGCTCGCTCCCACCGGTACTCAGTACATCTGCAAGATTTCGGTCGGCCGTCGGGCCGCCATCGCGAGCAAGCTCGCTCCCACAGAAGAGCAAAAGCAGGTCAGCGTACGCCTTCGCTCTTCACCACTCATCAGGCCGAGCGTTAGCTCGCCTGCAGCTTTTGATCTTGATCCACCCGCCCCCTCGGGAGGCTGAGCGGAGGTGTTCATCCGGGGACTGGCGCGTAGCGCCGTTCGGCGCAGCCGAACTCATTGCATGTAGGTCTCGCGAAGCAGACCGGAGGGCAATGCCCCCGGATGAATACCGGAGTGAAGGAACCCCGAGCCTTGGCGAGGGGCCGGACGCTCGGGGCGAGCGCTTTTTTTGCTTACTTTTTTTGAGGCGCTTGTTAAAAAAAGTGAGTCGCCGTCAGGGCGAAACCATTAGCCGCCGTTACCGCAGAAACGGATATGTACTCAATCAA includes:
- a CDS encoding LLM class flavin-dependent oxidoreductase, yielding MKFSLIYEAQTVDSSREGDRKIFEDTVEQAVLADKLGFDTFWCVEHTALSNYSHMSAPETMLAFVAGKTERIGIGHGVVCLPPAMNHPVKVAERIATLDLLSKGRVHFGVGKGGTQQEAGTFGYDLATLQPQIDEMMYLIPKMFVQDEIEHNGDFVQIPKRPIHPKPYQDPHPPMYLACTNTESLKNAGGRGMGALVLGFGGPEEIAKKVEVYHTAYDNRDEKKQVGFRPNRHIAALCPAIVLDDNAEARRIGIRGQRYFMESLGYWYGGGERPDPEKWKDDTYVDGNGQSVIKSRFASEEVSVDFSDPTMAMMNPNHAYGTVEDCIGYVQRLIDAGADEILFICQMGTVPQWAQLETLKNIGEKVIPHFRKG
- a CDS encoding flavin-dependent monooxygenase; its protein translation is MLNQDLIRQRLSQRARELVPILRERALNAAQAGQLPEETLKDFQDAGFFRILQPSRWEGYELEPKDFFDVQMTLAEGCMSSAWVLGVVAIHNWQLALFDDRAAQDVWGSDSSVLISSSYMPVGKVERVDGGFKLSGRWGFSSGSKHCDWAFLGALVPPAEAGGVPDYRTFLVPRSDYQILDNWNVMGLEATGSHDILVENAFVPEYRTHRSLDGFMQNSPGNEVNTAPLFRLPFGQIFVRAVSSSAIGALQGAVDQFVEHNRARVGVNDGRKMVQDPAAQAALANAMVCVDECKTALHRNFALMLERAQKGEPLSMPERVKMRYDSALVADKCAKAVGDLMFNSGASTIFRSHPINRAFRDIHTGRAHVANSPAKYAWNLGGVSMGQDSSDFFL